In the genome of Falsirhodobacter halotolerans, one region contains:
- a CDS encoding DUF2062 domain-containing protein, giving the protein MVFRRRERRTTAAWARELIYPRGGFRRAIQYVLHRMRRLPDDPSRVARGFAAGVFISFTPFFGLHFIGAVLIAWAIRGNILAALLGTFVGNPVTTPIIAITSVGLGHWMLGRGRDFDLSEIGAAFGDAGTELWDNICAMFTPETVHWNEMGSFMHEVYIPYLVGGILPGLVVSALFYALCVPLVRAYQVLRAAKAEERRLARLSPKE; this is encoded by the coding sequence ATGGTCTTTCGACGGCGCGAGCGGCGCACGACGGCCGCTTGGGCGCGCGAACTGATCTACCCCCGTGGCGGCTTTCGCCGGGCCATCCAGTATGTCCTGCACCGCATGCGCCGTCTGCCCGACGATCCGTCCCGCGTGGCGCGGGGGTTCGCGGCGGGGGTGTTCATCAGCTTCACGCCGTTCTTCGGGCTGCATTTCATCGGTGCGGTCCTGATCGCCTGGGCCATTCGCGGCAACATCCTTGCGGCGCTGCTGGGCACGTTCGTCGGCAATCCGGTGACGACGCCGATCATCGCCATCACCTCGGTCGGCCTGGGCCATTGGATGCTTGGGCGGGGGCGGGATTTCGACCTGTCGGAAATCGGGGCCGCCTTCGGCGATGCGGGGACCGAGCTGTGGGACAACATCTGCGCCATGTTCACCCCCGAGACCGTCCATTGGAACGAGATGGGCAGCTTCATGCACGAGGTCTATATCCCCTATCTCGTCGGGGGGATCCTGCCCGGGCTGGTCGTCAGCGCGCTGTTCTATGCCCTGTGCGTGCCCCTTGTGCGCGCCTATCAGGTGCTGCGGGCGGCCAAGGCCGAAGAACGCCGCCTGGCGCGCCTGTCCCCCAAGGAATGA
- the rnhA gene encoding ribonuclease HI, producing MPDLYAYTDGACSGNPGPGGWGVLMLAKDGDTVLKERTLCGGEALTTNNRMELLAAISALDALSRPSALVVVTDSNYVRNGVTSWIHGWKRNGWKTADRKPVKNADLWERLDTAQARHTVEWRWIKGHAGHAENERADELAREGMAPFKKKAGA from the coding sequence ATGCCTGATCTATACGCCTATACCGATGGTGCCTGCAGTGGAAATCCCGGCCCGGGGGGCTGGGGTGTCCTGATGCTGGCCAAGGACGGGGATACCGTCCTGAAGGAACGCACCCTGTGCGGGGGCGAGGCCCTGACCACCAACAACCGCATGGAACTTCTGGCGGCGATCTCGGCCCTTGATGCGCTGAGCCGCCCGTCGGCTCTGGTTGTCGTGACCGATTCCAACTACGTCAGGAACGGCGTGACCAGCTGGATTCACGGCTGGAAGCGCAACGGATGGAAAACCGCCGACCGCAAACCGGTGAAGAATGCCGATCTGTGGGAAAGGCTGGATACAGCGCAGGCCCGCCATACCGTCGAATGGCGCTGGATCAAGGGCCATGCGGGCCATGCCGAAAACGAACGGGCGGACGAACTGGCGCGCGAAGGGATGGCCCCGTTCAAGAAGAAGGCCGGGGCTTAG
- a CDS encoding RelA/SpoT family protein: MIDLDDLIALVRNYNPRSDADLITRAYHYGARMHDGQMRQSGEPYFTHPVAVAAILTEQQLDDATIVTALLHDTIEDTKSTYVEVERLFGTDIAELVDGVTKLTNLELSSTQSKQADNFRKLFMAMSKDLRVILVKLADRLHNMRTIRSMRPEKQAQKARETMEIFAPLAGRMGMQWMREELEDLSFRVLNAEARKSIIRRFITLQRETGDLVHTITADIRTELDKAAIDAAVYGRAKKPYSIWRKMQEKDLAFSRLSDIYGFRVICENEADCYRILGVIHHRWKAVPGRFKDYISQPKQNGYRSIHTTVQGRDGKRVEVQIRTRQMHEVNEAGVAAHWAYREGKRVKNPFAVDPAKWLASLTERLDEEDHVAFMETVKLEMYTDQVFCFTPKGDVIQLPKGATPLDFAFAIHTRVGNSCVSAKVDGIRVPLWTRLRNGQSVEIISAEGQRPQAAWMDIVTTGRAKTAIRRALREDDRSRFVRLGQELARSAFDQVDRKMSDKALRTAARMLAVPDEVELLARIGAAELPARRVIEVLYPEVAPPTEAEVIQNRPVVGLAPDQPYRRAQCCQPLPGERIVGITYRGQGVVIHTIDCPALEEFESQSERWVDLHWQAGRHAPIHNAALDVTISNDAGMLGRICTLIGERAANISDLVLTDRKPDFYRLMIETEVRDVEHLHLVMTALETESHVAQIARMRDLNRKP; the protein is encoded by the coding sequence ATGATCGACCTCGACGACCTGATCGCCCTTGTCCGCAATTACAATCCGCGCAGCGATGCCGACCTGATCACGCGCGCCTATCACTATGGCGCGCGGATGCATGATGGGCAGATGCGCCAGTCGGGCGAGCCGTATTTCACCCATCCCGTCGCGGTGGCGGCCATCCTGACCGAACAGCAGCTGGATGACGCCACCATCGTCACGGCGCTTCTGCACGACACGATCGAAGACACGAAATCCACCTATGTCGAGGTGGAGCGGCTGTTCGGCACCGACATCGCCGAACTGGTCGATGGCGTGACCAAGCTGACCAATCTGGAACTTTCCTCCACCCAATCCAAGCAGGCGGACAACTTCCGCAAGCTGTTCATGGCCATGTCCAAGGACCTGCGGGTGATTCTGGTCAAGCTGGCGGACCGGTTGCACAACATGCGCACCATCCGCTCCATGCGCCCCGAAAAGCAGGCCCAGAAGGCGCGGGAGACGATGGAGATTTTCGCCCCCCTTGCGGGGCGCATGGGGATGCAGTGGATGCGCGAGGAGCTGGAGGATCTGTCCTTCCGCGTCCTGAACGCGGAGGCGAGGAAGTCGATCATCCGCCGGTTCATCACACTGCAGCGCGAAACCGGCGATCTTGTGCACACCATCACCGCCGATATCCGCACCGAGCTGGACAAGGCCGCGATCGACGCCGCCGTCTATGGGCGCGCGAAAAAGCCCTACAGCATCTGGCGCAAGATGCAGGAGAAGGATCTGGCCTTCTCGCGCCTGTCCGACATCTACGGCTTTCGCGTGATCTGCGAGAACGAGGCCGACTGCTATCGCATTCTGGGCGTGATCCACCATCGGTGGAAGGCGGTGCCGGGGCGGTTCAAGGATTACATCAGCCAGCCCAAGCAGAACGGCTATCGCTCCATCCACACCACGGTGCAGGGGCGGGACGGCAAGCGGGTGGAGGTGCAGATCCGCACCCGGCAGATGCATGAGGTGAACGAGGCCGGCGTCGCCGCGCATTGGGCCTACCGCGAGGGGAAGCGGGTCAAGAACCCCTTCGCCGTCGATCCCGCCAAATGGCTGGCCAGCCTGACCGAACGTCTGGACGAGGAAGACCACGTCGCCTTCATGGAGACGGTGAAGCTGGAGATGTACACCGATCAGGTGTTCTGCTTCACGCCCAAGGGCGACGTGATCCAGCTTCCCAAGGGGGCCACGCCGCTGGATTTCGCCTTTGCCATCCACACGCGGGTGGGCAATTCCTGCGTGTCGGCCAAGGTGGACGGCATCCGCGTGCCGCTCTGGACCCGTTTGCGGAACGGCCAGTCGGTGGAGATCATTTCGGCCGAGGGGCAGCGCCCGCAGGCGGCCTGGATGGACATCGTGACCACTGGCCGGGCCAAGACCGCCATCCGCCGCGCGCTGCGCGAGGATGATCGCAGCCGATTCGTCCGTCTGGGGCAGGAACTGGCCCGATCCGCCTTCGATCAGGTGGACCGCAAGATGAGCGACAAGGCCCTGCGCACCGCCGCGCGGATGCTCGCCGTGCCCGACGAGGTGGAGCTTCTGGCCCGCATCGGCGCCGCCGAACTGCCCGCGCGCCGGGTGATCGAGGTGCTTTATCCCGAGGTCGCGCCCCCGACTGAGGCGGAGGTGATCCAGAACCGCCCCGTGGTCGGACTGGCCCCCGATCAGCCCTATCGGCGCGCGCAATGCTGCCAGCCGCTGCCGGGGGAACGGATCGTCGGCATCACCTATCGCGGGCAGGGCGTGGTCATCCACACCATCGACTGCCCCGCGCTGGAGGAGTTCGAGAGCCAGTCCGAACGCTGGGTCGATTTGCACTGGCAGGCGGGGCGGCACGCGCCGATCCACAACGCCGCCCTGGATGTCACCATATCCAACGACGCGGGAATGCTGGGGCGGATCTGCACCTTGATCGGAGAGCGGGCGGCCAATATCTCGGATCTGGTCCTGACGGATCGGAAGCCCGATTTCTATCGCCTGATGATCGAGACGGAGGTGCGCGACGTGGAGCACCTGCATCTGGTCATGACCGCGCTGGAAACCGAAAGCCACGTGGCGCAGATCGCACGGATGCGCGATCTGAACCGCAAGCCGTAA
- a CDS encoding DUF2062 domain-containing protein yields the protein MIFKRRETLTFRQRVRRTVWPQGGFRRAWSYLWHRVVRLPDEPQRVARGVFCGVFAAFGPYLFHDYVIAMALALLIRGNLFAAVVASFVQNPLTVPFLAVSGVGLGQHLLGLNDGLPAWQIVAFFGSAASELGHNVLALVTDREMRWLSLHIFFERIYLPYLLGGTILGLIAGTGAYVTVLSLVRAYRALRVARLRDRSEELARKRAMKDGG from the coding sequence GTGATCTTCAAACGTCGCGAAACACTGACATTCCGGCAACGGGTGCGCCGCACGGTCTGGCCGCAAGGGGGGTTCCGGCGGGCATGGTCCTATCTGTGGCACCGCGTCGTGCGCCTGCCGGACGAACCCCAGCGGGTGGCGCGCGGGGTGTTCTGCGGCGTCTTCGCGGCCTTCGGTCCGTATCTGTTTCATGACTACGTCATCGCGATGGCGTTGGCCCTGCTGATCCGGGGCAACCTGTTCGCCGCCGTCGTCGCCTCCTTCGTGCAGAACCCGCTGACGGTCCCGTTTCTGGCCGTGTCGGGCGTGGGGCTGGGCCAGCATCTTCTGGGGCTGAACGATGGTCTGCCCGCCTGGCAGATCGTGGCCTTTTTCGGCTCTGCCGCATCAGAACTGGGCCATAACGTGCTGGCGCTGGTCACCGACCGCGAGATGCGGTGGCTGAGCCTGCATATCTTTTTCGAACGGATCTATCTGCCCTATCTGCTGGGCGGCACGATCCTGGGGCTGATCGCGGGGACGGGGGCCTATGTCACCGTGCTGTCGCTGGTGCGTGCCTATCGCGCCTTGCGTGTGGCCCGCCTTCGCGACAGAAGCGAGGAACTGGCCCGCAAGCGGGCAATGAAGGACGGGGGTTAG
- the acpS gene encoding holo-ACP synthase, producing the protein MILGIGTDLANIDRIARVLERHGDRFRNRVFTDIEQAKAERRLDTPGTYAKRWAAKEACSKALGTGLRMGIAWKDMAVSNLPTGQPVMHLTGWAAERLAAMTPPGHAAVVHVTLTDDHPWAQAFVVIEARPLHIPET; encoded by the coding sequence GTGATCCTTGGGATCGGCACCGATCTGGCGAATATCGACCGGATCGCCCGTGTGCTGGAGCGGCACGGCGACCGGTTCCGCAACCGCGTGTTCACGGATATCGAACAGGCCAAGGCCGAACGCCGACTGGACACGCCCGGCACCTATGCCAAGCGCTGGGCGGCGAAGGAGGCCTGTTCCAAGGCGCTGGGCACCGGATTGCGCATGGGCATCGCCTGGAAGGACATGGCGGTCAGCAACCTGCCCACCGGCCAGCCGGTGATGCACCTGACCGGATGGGCGGCGGAGCGGTTGGCCGCCATGACGCCCCCGGGCCACGCGGCGGTGGTGCATGTGACGCTGACCGACGATCACCCTTGGGCGCAGGCCTTTGTCGTGATCGAGGCGCGGCCGCTTCACATCCCTGAAACTTGA
- the ispH gene encoding 4-hydroxy-3-methylbut-2-enyl diphosphate reductase, which translates to MSLPPLMLYLAAPRGFCAGVDRAIKIVELALQKWGAPVYVRHEIVHNKFVVDSLKDQGAIFVEELDDVPGDRPVIFSAHGVPKAVPAEAARREMVFVDATCPLVSKVHIEAERHHADGLQMVMIGHAGHPETIGTMGQLPPGEVLLVETPEDVAGLEVRDPERLAFITQTTLSVDDTVLIVQALQARFPAIVGPHKEDICYATTNRQMSVKAIAGRIDALLVIGAPNSSNSKRLVEVGRAAGCAYAQLVQRAEDIDWRALEGIGSVGITAGASAPEVLVNEVVDAFRARFDTSVELVETVKERVEFKVPRVLREPVQDSV; encoded by the coding sequence ATGTCCCTGCCCCCTTTGATGCTGTATCTGGCCGCGCCGCGCGGGTTCTGCGCGGGCGTGGACCGCGCGATCAAGATCGTGGAACTGGCGCTGCAGAAATGGGGTGCGCCCGTCTATGTCCGGCACGAAATCGTCCACAATAAGTTCGTGGTCGATTCGCTGAAAGATCAGGGGGCGATCTTCGTGGAGGAGCTGGACGACGTGCCGGGCGACCGCCCGGTGATCTTTTCGGCACATGGTGTGCCCAAGGCCGTCCCGGCCGAAGCGGCGCGGCGCGAGATGGTCTTTGTCGACGCGACCTGCCCTCTGGTCAGCAAGGTGCATATCGAAGCGGAGCGTCACCACGCGGACGGCCTCCAGATGGTGATGATCGGCCATGCGGGCCATCCCGAAACCATCGGCACCATGGGGCAACTTCCGCCCGGCGAAGTTCTGCTGGTCGAAACGCCCGAGGATGTGGCGGGGCTTGAGGTCCGCGACCCCGAACGCCTGGCCTTCATCACCCAGACCACCCTGTCGGTCGATGACACCGTCCTGATCGTGCAGGCGTTGCAGGCGCGGTTTCCCGCCATCGTCGGCCCGCACAAGGAAGACATCTGTTACGCGACCACCAACCGCCAGATGTCGGTCAAGGCGATCGCGGGGCGGATCGACGCGCTTCTGGTGATCGGCGCACCCAATTCGTCCAATTCCAAACGGCTGGTGGAAGTGGGGCGCGCCGCGGGCTGCGCCTATGCCCAGCTGGTCCAGCGGGCCGAGGATATCGACTGGCGCGCGCTGGAAGGGATCGGCTCCGTCGGCATCACCGCCGGCGCCTCCGCCCCGGAGGTGCTGGTGAACGAGGTGGTGGACGCGTTCCGCGCGCGATTCGACACCTCGGTCGAACTGGTGGAAACCGTCAAGGAGCGCGTGGAATTCAAGGTGCCCCGCGTGTTGCGCGAACCGGTGCAAGACAGCGTTTGA
- the folK gene encoding 2-amino-4-hydroxy-6-hydroxymethyldihydropteridine diphosphokinase: MRAFVALGANMGDAEGAVRDALARLGPVAASPLYATPAFPAGSGPDYVNAVAEVAWDGAPDALLIDLHRIEASAGRVRADRWGARVLDLDLLALGERVEGDWAHWHALPPDRQQREAPGALILPHPRLQDRAFVLVPWSDIAPDWRHPVLDRTVAQMRDALPAGDVAAVRPLSSGHDPRK; the protein is encoded by the coding sequence ATGCGGGCATTCGTGGCGCTGGGCGCGAATATGGGCGATGCTGAGGGCGCGGTCCGCGACGCCTTGGCGCGGCTGGGGCCGGTGGCGGCCAGTCCGCTCTATGCCACCCCTGCCTTTCCCGCAGGGTCCGGCCCCGATTATGTCAACGCCGTGGCCGAGGTGGCATGGGATGGCGCGCCCGATGCGCTGTTGATCGATCTTCACCGGATCGAGGCGTCGGCGGGGCGGGTGCGGGCGGACCGGTGGGGCGCGCGGGTCCTGGATCTCGACCTGTTGGCGCTGGGGGAAAGGGTGGAGGGCGACTGGGCGCATTGGCACGCCCTGCCGCCCGACCGACAGCAGCGCGAGGCGCCCGGGGCGCTTATCCTGCCGCACCCCCGGCTGCAGGATCGCGCCTTCGTGCTGGTTCCGTGGTCCGACATCGCCCCCGACTGGCGGCATCCGGTGCTGGACCGGACGGTTGCGCAGATGCGGGACGCGCTGCCTGCGGGCGATGTGGCGGCGGTGCGCCCCTTGTCATCCGGTCACGATCCGCGTAAATAG
- a CDS encoding pyridoxine 5'-phosphate synthase, with protein MALRLGVNIDHVATVRNARGGALPDPVRAALLVEAAGADGITAHLREDRRHIRDADIDALMAALRIPLNFEMAATAEMQAIALRHRPHAVCLVPERREERTTEGGLDVAGDAARLADFIAPLREAGARVSMFIGHEARQIEASARIGAAVVELHTGHYCDLMAEGRGAEAEVELSALAQGAALAHDLGLEVHAGHGLSYDTVGAVAAFPQVMELNIGHFLIGEAIFRGLAPAIEEMRRHMEAAR; from the coding sequence ATGGCGTTGCGTCTTGGGGTGAACATCGACCACGTGGCGACCGTGCGGAACGCGCGCGGCGGGGCGCTGCCCGATCCGGTGCGCGCGGCCCTGCTGGTGGAGGCGGCGGGCGCCGACGGCATCACCGCCCATCTGCGCGAAGACCGCCGCCACATCCGCGACGCCGATATCGACGCGCTGATGGCGGCGCTGCGCATCCCCCTGAACTTCGAGATGGCGGCCACGGCCGAGATGCAGGCCATCGCGCTGCGCCACCGCCCCCATGCCGTCTGCCTGGTGCCCGAACGGCGCGAGGAGCGGACGACCGAGGGCGGGCTTGACGTGGCGGGCGACGCCGCGCGTCTGGCCGATTTCATCGCCCCCCTGCGCGAGGCGGGCGCGCGGGTGTCCATGTTCATCGGGCACGAAGCGCGTCAGATCGAAGCTTCGGCCAGGATCGGTGCGGCGGTGGTCGAACTGCACACGGGGCATTACTGCGACCTGATGGCCGAGGGGCGCGGGGCCGAGGCGGAGGTGGAGCTGTCCGCGCTGGCCCAAGGCGCGGCCCTGGCCCACGATCTGGGGCTGGAGGTTCATGCGGGCCATGGCCTGTCCTATGACACGGTGGGGGCGGTCGCCGCCTTTCCGCAGGTGATGGAGCTGAATATCGGCCATTTCCTGATCGGCGAGGCGATCTTTCGCGGTCTGGCCCCCGCGATCGAGGAGATGCGCCGCCATATGGAGGCGGCGCGGTGA
- the rpoZ gene encoding DNA-directed RNA polymerase subunit omega, whose translation MARVTVEDCVDKVPNRFELVMLAAHRAREIATGSPLTVDRDNDKNPVVSLREIADETQGAEALRERMIESFQTQIEVDEPEEDRMSALMGAEPDRPAQDDMSEEKLLRALMEAQGQN comes from the coding sequence ATGGCCCGCGTGACGGTCGAAGATTGCGTTGACAAGGTCCCGAACCGGTTTGAGCTGGTGATGCTGGCCGCGCACCGCGCGCGCGAGATCGCCACGGGTTCGCCCCTGACGGTCGATCGCGACAACGACAAGAACCCCGTCGTGTCCCTGCGCGAGATCGCGGACGAGACGCAGGGCGCCGAAGCGCTGCGCGAGCGGATGATCGAAAGCTTCCAGACCCAGATCGAGGTCGACGAGCCGGAAGAAGACCGCATGTCCGCCCTCATGGGGGCCGAGCCGGACCGTCCGGCCCAGGACGACATGTCGGAAGAAAAGCTTCTGCGCGCGCTGATGGAAGCGCAAGGCCAGAACTGA